In the Sandaracinus amylolyticus genome, GTCGGTGCGCCCTGCGGCAGGTGCGGCACCCGGAGCCGCGCGCGCACCGCGTGCTCGATGCCGCGCATCTCGCGCGATGGGGTGCGCGTCGTGCACGACGCCGCGAGCGTGCGCGCGACCTCCTCGGGATACCCGGCGCTCCGGAAGATCCCGATCACGCGACCGCGGGTGACGCTCGCGAAGAAGTCCTCGAGGTCGACCCGCACCACCACCGCGCGCCCGACGTGCGGGGCGACGAACGTCGCGACCGAGCGCCCGCGGCGGAAGCCGTGCGCGACGTCGTGCATCGGGATGCGCTCGACGATCTCGCGCAGCACGCGACGCTGGATCGACGCGAGCCGCGACTTGGGCGCTTCGATCAGGCGCGCACCTCCGCTCGGCTTCGGCACCCAGGTGCGCAGGTAGTGGTGCAGCGGTCCGAGCGGGGCGCGCACCAGCATCGCGCGTCGATCGGCGAGCCAGTCGAGCTCGCCGATCTCGACCTCGAGCCAACGCGCGAGATCGCCCACCGTGTCGATGCGCGGCACGTCCCATCGCGTCTCGAGCGGCGCGCCGGGCGTGACCACCCAGCGCACGATCTCCGCGTCGCGGTCGTATCGTGCCAGCGCGCGGCTGTGCGCGATCGTCGTCGTCAGCTCGTCGAGCGAGGCACGCGGGAGCGGATCGAACGTGCGGCGCACCAGCGCGACGAGCCCTCCGAGCCAGGCCCTCGCGCGCGCCTCGTGGGGCACGCGAAGCGCCGCGAGCGCAGCGTCGATCATCGCGCGCCGGCTTCCGTCGGTCCCGAGGAACGCGAGCGCGAGCGCGCGCGACAAGCGCCACGCCCTGCGCCCGGGTGGGAGATCCTCCGGGTCGTCGTCGTCGTCTTCCCAGTCGTCGAACGTCGAGTCGGTCATCGGAGAGGGCGGCGGCGCGCGTCGACGATTCCGGTCCTGCGCGCCGGAGCGGCGCTCGTGGGCGCCCGACTGGCGTGCGACGTCGATGCTGGAGGTACGAAGCGTCCGCGAGGGTGCCTCGCGGAGACCGAGGCGTGCGCCTCGATCGGCTCGACGCGCGCCGCCGCCATCGCGCGCAGCCTACCCGAAGCCGTAGAGTCGCGCGGGGTTGTCGACGAGGATCGCGTCGCGTCGCGCGGCATCGGGCGCCCACTCGCCGAGCAGCTCGAGCAGCGCAGCGATCCGCGGCGTCGGCCCGGTGTGGGCGGTGTGCGGCCAGTCACTGCCCCACACCACGCGATCGGGCCGCGCAGCGACGAGCGCGCGCGCGAACGGGATCGTGTCTTGATGCGGCGGGCCGGTCGCGGACACGCGGTACGCGGCGGAGAGCTTCACCCAGCAGTCGGCATGTCGCAGCAGCGCGAGCATCGCCTGGAACGCGGGGTGCGCGATCCCCGCCGACATCGGGACGTGCCCCAGATGATCGAGCACGAAGGGGACCGGCAGTCGCTCGAGGCGCGGCGCGAGATCCGGCAGCGCACGACGATCGAGGAGCAGCTCGAGGTGCCAGTCGAGCTCGCGACAGCGCGCGGCGATGCGCTCGAGCTCGTCGAGCCTCGGGCCTCCGCCGAACGCCGCGTTGAGCCGCAGCCCGACGATGCCCGCGCGCTTCATCCGCTCGAGCTCGTCATCGGGCGCGCCGGCGTCGACCACCGCGATCCCGCGCAGTCGCTCGCGATGTGCGCCCAGCGCCGCGAGCAGCACGCGGTTGTCGGTCCCGTGCACGCTGATCTGCACCAGCACGCCGCGCGCGATGCCGTGCGCGTCGAGCATCGCGAGGTACTCGGCGACCGAGGCCTCACGAGGCGTGTAGCTCCGCGATGCGATCATCGTCGGCCCGATCACGTGGGCGTGCGCATCACACGCGTGCGCCGGGATCGCGCGATCAGCCGGCACGGAGGATCCGTCCTCTCGTCTCGGGCAGCAGCACGGCGGCCACGATCAGCAGCGCGTACGCGCCCACTGCGAACGCGCCGATCGCGCGGCCGAGCGGCATCGTCGCGCCGAGCACGCCGACCAGCATCGGGAAGAACGCGCCCACGCCGCGCCCGACGCCGTAGGCGAACCCTTGTCCCGTGCCGCGCACCCGCGTCGGAAAGAGCTCGGTCAGGAAGGGCCCGATGCCGCTGAAGTATCCGGAGCCGAAGAACCCGAGGGGAAAGCCGAGCGCCAGCATCGCCCCGTCGTCGAGCTCGACGCTCGTGTACACGAAGACGATCGCGGTGGCGCAGATCGCGAACACGACGAAGAGCCCGCGACGCCCGATGCGATCCGCGAGGTGCGCGCCCGCGAGATAGCCGGTGAACGAGCCTGCGATCACGACCGCGAGCGACGCGCTCGTGTGCAGCGCGCCGAAGCCGCGCTCGGTCTCGAGGTAGGTCGGGAGCCAGGTCGCGATCGCGTAGTAGCCGCCCTGCGCGCCCGTGGTGAGCAGCGACGTCAGGATCGTGATGCGCAGCACCGGTCGCGCGAAGATCTCGCGCACCCGAGGGCGCTCGCCGAGCTCTCGCGTCTCTTCGAACACGCGAGGCTCGGTCACGAAGCGGCGGAGGAAGAAGACCATCACCGCCGGCGCGACCCCCACGACGAAGAGCGCGCGCCATGCGATCTCCGGCTCGAAGATCTGGAACGTCACGGTCTGCGCGACGAGCGCGAGCGCCCAGCCGACCGCCCATCCCGACTGCACCGTTCCGACCGCGCGACCGCGGTGCTCGGGGCGGATCACCTCGCCGATCAGCACGGCGCCCGCGGTCCACTCGCCGCCGAAGCCGAGCCCCATGAGCGTGCGCGCGAGCAGCAGGTGCTCGAAGCGCTGCGCGACGCTGCACACCAGCGTGAAGATCGAGAACCACAGGATCGTGAGCTGCAGCGTGCGCACCCGGCCGATGCGATCGGCGAGCGCGCCCGCGATCCATCCGCCGACCGCCGAGGACACCAGCGTCGCGGTCGCGATCTCGCCCGCTTCGCTCGTCGAGAGGCTCCAGACCGCGAGGATCGTCGGGATCACGAGGCTGTAGATCTGGACGTCCATCGCATCGAGGGCCCAGCCCCAGAAGCACGACCAGAACGTGCGCCGCTCGGGCGGCGACATCCCCGTGAACCACCCGCTCGTCATCGCGACGAGACAGATAGGCTCGGGGAGCGGCTCGGATCAGAACGTGCCGAAGACCGACGCGCCCGCCGCGAACCCACCCGAGTCACTGGGGGCCGCCATCGGCAGGATCGACCACGCGAAGTCGGAGCGCGGCTCGTCGCTGAAGCCCTCGAGGCGCGACGTGCGCGAGGGGATCACGAGCATCGGCACCAGGTAGCCCACCGCGAAGCCGAGCAGGCCGCCGATCACCACGTCGGAGAGGTAGTGACGGTCCGCGACGACGCGCAGCAGACCGGTGACCGTCGCCGCCGCGATCGACCCGCCGCACGACGCGATGTCGTGGCCCACGTCGCCGTAGAGGTTGCGCTCGAGGTGCAGCGCGCACGAGAAGCCCGCGGACGTCGCCGCGAGGCCGGTGTGCAGGCTGTAGAAGCTCTCGTAGATGTCGTGCGACTGGCAGCCCGGCGCGTCCGGGTTCGCGGCGCACTCGCGCTCGTAGGGGCGCGCGCGGTTGGCGAGGCGCTTCACGATGCCGCCCGCGGTCAGCGTGAGACCGAACGCGAGCGAGTGCGCGAGCGAGGCCTGCCACGCGAGATCGAGATCGCCCTGCACCAGCGGCACGAGCAGCGAGTCGACGAGCGCGGTGTACGCGATCGTGCCGAGCATGAGCGCGTCGCTCACGTGGCCGGCGATGCTGATCCCGCGCGGGCTCGACGCGCGCAGCAGATCGCGGAACGGCTCGTCGGCGACGATGCCGCCGCGCCACACGCCGGCCTCGGGCGAGCTCTGCGACGTCGGCGCGACGTAGATGCCGACGCCCGCGCCGAGCGCGGCCGCTGCGAGGCCGCCGGTGATCGGCGCCGCGACACCGTCGATCCGTGTGCGGAGCGGCGCGCGGTGGGGCGGCTCCGGCTGGTCCTGCGCAGCGGCTGGCACCGTGGTGACGCCGAGCGCGCAGAGGATGATCCCCGAGACGAACGCGGTGGCGGTGCTGCTGCGGGTCACGAAGAGAGGAGATTATTACGGGTCTCGGCCCCGCGGTCCTCCCCCGATCGGTCAGGTCGGCCTGATCGGTGGGGGAGTGTGGGCCTTGCGGGGCGAACCGGGCGCCCCAGCGGCGGGCGCTCTGCTGGCGACCGCGACCCGCGCCTAGGTGCCCCGCCGATGGACCGCACCGGCGCGCTCGCGACCCCCGAGCTCCAACCCTTCCTCCCGATGCTCTACGTCGCGTGGGCCGACGATGCGCTCTCGGCCGACGACCTGCGCGTGCTGCGCGCGCGGCTCGAGGCGCAGCCGTGGCTGAAGCCCGCGCTGCGCCTCGCGCTCGAGGAGTGGCTCGACCCCGCGCGACCTCCGAGCGCGACGGAGCTCGCGATGCTGCGGCGCGCCCTCGAGCGTGCGGTCGGCACGATGCGCCCGACGCGTCGCGTCTCGCTCGCCCAGCTCGCGTCGGCGATGGTCGACGGTCACGCGAGCGAGGCGGCGACCCACGCGCTCGCGGAGATCGAGTCGCTGCTCGCGCTCGACGCGGCCCACGCGATCGACGACGTGATCACGCCGTACGAGCACGAGGCGCCGCGGCCCTTCGAGCGCGGACCGCGCCCCGACGTCGCCGCACTCCGCGCCTTGCTCGACGGCCGTCACGCCGGCGTGCGTGCGAAGGTCCGCGCGTTCCTCGCCGAGCCCGCGCGTCGCGCCGCGTACGGCCTGTCGAAGGAGGAGCATCGCGCGATGGTGCGCGGCTGGCTCGACGAGCTCGCGAAGGACGTCGGCATGGGCGCGCTCGCCTCTCCCGGCGTGACCACCGACGCCCCCGATCTCGGCGGCTATCTCGCCGCGTTCGAGACGCTCGCGTACGGCGATCTCTCGCTGCTCATCAAGAACGGCGTGCAGTGGGGGCTCTTCGGCGGATCGATCTTCTTCCTCGGCGACGACGCGCAGCGCGCGAAGTACCTGCCCGACGTCGCGTCGCTGCGCCTGCTCGGCTGCTTCGCGATGAGCGAGGTCGGGCACGGCTCGAACGTCGCCGACCTCGAGACGATCGCGCGCTACGACGCGGAGAGCGACGAGATCGTCGTGCACACGCCGAGCGAGAGCGCGCGCAAGGACTGGGCGGGCAACGCAGCTCGCGATGCGCGGATGGCGACGGTGTTCGCGCAGCTCGAGGTCGCGGGGGAGCGCCACGGCGTGCACGCCGTACTGGTGCCGATCCGCGACGCGAACGGCGCGGAGCTGCCCGGTGTCCGCACCGGCGACTGCGGGCACAAGATGGGCCTCAACGGCGTCGACAACGGCCGCATCTGGTTCGACCACGTCCGGGTGCCGCGCGCGAGCCTGCTCTCGCGGCACGCGCGCATCACCGAGCTCGGCACCTACGAGAGCCCGATCGCGAGCCCCGGCAAGCGCTTCTTCACGATGCTCGGCACGCTGGTCGGCGGGCGCGTGTCGGTCGCGGCGGCCGCGGTGTCGGCGTCGAAGGTGGGCCTCGCGATCGCGATTCGTTATGCCTCGGAGCGCCGTCAATTCGGGCCGACGAAGGAGCCCGAGACGCTGCTGCTCGAGTATCCGACGCACCAGCGCCGACTGCTGATCCCGCTCGCGACGACGTACGCGCTCTCGTTCGCGATCGACGAGCTGCGCGAGTCGTACCTGCACGCGCAGCGCGAGGGCGCGAAGGACACGCGCGAGCTCGAGGCGCACGCGGCGGGGCTCAAGGCGATCGCGACGTGGCACGCGACGAAGACGCTCCAGGCGTGTCGCGAGGCGTGCGGAGGGCAGGGCTATCTGTCGGTGAACCGGCTCGCCGATCTGAAGAGCGACACCGACGTGTTCACGACGTTCGAGGGCGACAACACGGTGCTGCTCCAGCTCGTCGCGCGCGAGCTGCTCGCGAAGTACGCGAAGCGCTTCACCGGAGGGCCGGTCGCGCTGGTGCGCGCGCTCGCGTCGGCCGCGGTGCTCACGATGCGCGAGAAGGCGCCGTTCCGCGCGCATCGCGCCGACGAGGCGAGCCTGCGCGATCCCGAGATGCAGCGCTCGGCGCTCGCGTGGCGCGAGGAGTCGCTGCTGCGCAGCGCGGCGGCGCGCGCGAAGAAGCGCAGCGACGCGGGCATGGACGCGCAGGACGTGTTGATGGAGCTCCAGGAGCACCTCGTCGCGCTCGCGGAGGCGCACGTCGAGCGCCGGGTGATGGACGCGATCGCGGGCGCGGTCGAGCGCGCGGAGGGCGACACGCGCGAGTGGCTCGCGAGGCTGCGCGATCTGCACGCGCTCTCGACGCTCGAAGCGCGCGCCGCGTGGTTCGTGGAGAACGGCGAGCTCGACGGAGGTCAGACCCGCGCGATCCGCAAGCTGGTCCCGAAGATCGCGCGCGAGCTGCGCGACGTCGCGGTCCCGCTGGTCGACGCGTTCGGCATCCCCGACGCCTGTCTCGCGGCACCGATCGCATTCCACGACCCGGCGCACCCCCGTTGGTGATCTCGCCGGAGTGCACGTGCACGTCGTCGGTCACCGCGCGTGAGACGTCGCCTTCAGCGCGGCGTGCAATCGCTCCGCGGCATCGCCCACCTCGGGCCGCCACGCCATCCGCCATCCCCGCCGCAGCGGCCCCGACGCGAGCCGCATCGCGACGAGGTCGCCCCGCCCGAGGTGCGGCCGCGCGATCCACTCCGAGAGCACTGCGATGCCCAGCCCGGCGCGGGTCACGTCGACGATCGCCTCGGTGAGCGGCAGTCGATCGAAGCGCAGCTTCGGTCGTCCGCGGCCGAACACGCGGCGCATGAACCAGCGCCGCTCCTCCGCGGGCGCGAGCCCGGTGATCATCGTGTTCGCGCGCAGATCGTCGGGCGTGAGCGCGCGACGCGCCGCGAGCGGGTGCGTCGCCGCGACGACGAACACGATCTCGTCGCTGAAGAGCGG is a window encoding:
- a CDS encoding phosphatase PAP2 family protein, with the translated sequence MTRSSTATAFVSGIILCALGVTTVPAAAQDQPEPPHRAPLRTRIDGVAAPITGGLAAAALGAGVGIYVAPTSQSSPEAGVWRGGIVADEPFRDLLRASSPRGISIAGHVSDALMLGTIAYTALVDSLLVPLVQGDLDLAWQASLAHSLAFGLTLTAGGIVKRLANRARPYERECAANPDAPGCQSHDIYESFYSLHTGLAATSAGFSCALHLERNLYGDVGHDIASCGGSIAAATVTGLLRVVADRHYLSDVVIGGLLGFAVGYLVPMLVIPSRTSRLEGFSDEPRSDFAWSILPMAAPSDSGGFAAGASVFGTF
- a CDS encoding MFS transporter; translation: MTSGWFTGMSPPERRTFWSCFWGWALDAMDVQIYSLVIPTILAVWSLSTSEAGEIATATLVSSAVGGWIAGALADRIGRVRTLQLTILWFSIFTLVCSVAQRFEHLLLARTLMGLGFGGEWTAGAVLIGEVIRPEHRGRAVGTVQSGWAVGWALALVAQTVTFQIFEPEIAWRALFVVGVAPAVMVFFLRRFVTEPRVFEETRELGERPRVREIFARPVLRITILTSLLTTGAQGGYYAIATWLPTYLETERGFGALHTSASLAVVIAGSFTGYLAGAHLADRIGRRGLFVVFAICATAIVFVYTSVELDDGAMLALGFPLGFFGSGYFSGIGPFLTELFPTRVRGTGQGFAYGVGRGVGAFFPMLVGVLGATMPLGRAIGAFAVGAYALLIVAAVLLPETRGRILRAG
- a CDS encoding amidohydrolase family protein, with product MPADRAIPAHACDAHAHVIGPTMIASRSYTPREASVAEYLAMLDAHGIARGVLVQISVHGTDNRVLLAALGAHRERLRGIAVVDAGAPDDELERMKRAGIVGLRLNAAFGGGPRLDELERIAARCRELDWHLELLLDRRALPDLAPRLERLPVPFVLDHLGHVPMSAGIAHPAFQAMLALLRHADCWVKLSAAYRVSATGPPHQDTIPFARALVAARPDRVVWGSDWPHTAHTGPTPRIAALLELLGEWAPDAARRDAILVDNPARLYGFG
- a CDS encoding acyl-CoA dehydrogenase, which gives rise to MDRTGALATPELQPFLPMLYVAWADDALSADDLRVLRARLEAQPWLKPALRLALEEWLDPARPPSATELAMLRRALERAVGTMRPTRRVSLAQLASAMVDGHASEAATHALAEIESLLALDAAHAIDDVITPYEHEAPRPFERGPRPDVAALRALLDGRHAGVRAKVRAFLAEPARRAAYGLSKEEHRAMVRGWLDELAKDVGMGALASPGVTTDAPDLGGYLAAFETLAYGDLSLLIKNGVQWGLFGGSIFFLGDDAQRAKYLPDVASLRLLGCFAMSEVGHGSNVADLETIARYDAESDEIVVHTPSESARKDWAGNAARDARMATVFAQLEVAGERHGVHAVLVPIRDANGAELPGVRTGDCGHKMGLNGVDNGRIWFDHVRVPRASLLSRHARITELGTYESPIASPGKRFFTMLGTLVGGRVSVAAAAVSASKVGLAIAIRYASERRQFGPTKEPETLLLEYPTHQRRLLIPLATTYALSFAIDELRESYLHAQREGAKDTRELEAHAAGLKAIATWHATKTLQACREACGGQGYLSVNRLADLKSDTDVFTTFEGDNTVLLQLVARELLAKYAKRFTGGPVALVRALASAAVLTMREKAPFRAHRADEASLRDPEMQRSALAWREESLLRSAAARAKKRSDAGMDAQDVLMELQEHLVALAEAHVERRVMDAIAGAVERAEGDTREWLARLRDLHALSTLEARAAWFVENGELDGGQTRAIRKLVPKIARELRDVAVPLVDAFGIPDACLAAPIAFHDPAHPRW
- a CDS encoding reverse transcriptase family protein, with amino-acid sequence MTDSTFDDWEDDDDDPEDLPPGRRAWRLSRALALAFLGTDGSRRAMIDAALAALRVPHEARARAWLGGLVALVRRTFDPLPRASLDELTTTIAHSRALARYDRDAEIVRWVVTPGAPLETRWDVPRIDTVGDLARWLEVEIGELDWLADRRAMLVRAPLGPLHHYLRTWVPKPSGGARLIEAPKSRLASIQRRVLREIVERIPMHDVAHGFRRGRSVATFVAPHVGRAVVVRVDLEDFFASVTRGRVIGIFRSAGYPEEVARTLAASCTTRTPSREMRGIEHAVRARLRVPHLPQGAPTSPALASLAAFRLDARVEGLARAIDARCTRYADDIALSFERPQSHVAIDRVIARIAEIAREEGFRVAPHKTRVMRHGARQSLAGVVVNEKPAVPREEYERLRAILHRAAIEGPRAEDLAAHRDLRAHLEGRIAWIGQWSEHRRAKLAAMLARIEWTP